A window of Micromonospora sp. WMMC415 genomic DNA:
TACAGGGTCCACCGGGACCACAGACGAGTATGGCTGCCGAGGTCGACGCCGCGGCGAAGGCGCTGCTGACCGTCTGGGAGACGGCGCGGGAGAGCACGACCAGCCGGGTCTCCGGGGCGCAGCTCCGGGTGGTCATGGTGGTGGAGCAGCACGACGGGATCAACCTGCGCAGGTTGGCGAACCGTCTCGGCATGCTGCTCTCCTCGGCCAGCCGGCTCTGCGACCGGCTGGTGGCGGCCGGGATGCTGGAACGGGAGCCGGGCCGCCTCGACCGGCGGGAGATCGCGCTGCACCTGACGGTGGAGTCCCGCCGTCTCCTCACCGAGCTGCGCGAGCACCGGCGGCGCCGGTTGACCGAGATCCTCGCCGGGATGAGCCCGGAGGGCCGCGAGGCCCTGCTGCGCGGCCTGCGCGAGTTCGACGAGGCGGCGCGCCGGCAGGACGAGTCGATCCCGTACGCCGAACCGCCCGGTCCCTGGCCGCTCGGGGACGTCGAGCCGCCACCGGCGGAGTGGACGGCGGACGAGCCGCCGGCGGCCCGGACGGCCTGAGCGGCTCCCGGCGGCACCGGCCGTCGCCGGGTGGCCGACACCGTCCCGGCGGCCGTACGCTCCGCGCACGCGCCCGGCGGGGATCGTGGCCGGTGCCCCGGTCAGCCGGGCGAAGCGGACATGGCGAGCATCGTGATGTCGTCGTCCTGGCTCTGGCCGCCCAGCCACTCGTCGACGAGTTGAAGCAGGCGATCGACCAGCGCCGCCGGAGGCAGGCCCACGGCGGAGGCGAGCGCGCGGCGCAGCCGGCCCTCGCCGAACATCTCGACGTCGCGGGGCCCGCCGCGCGCCTCGATCACCCCGTCACTGTAGGCGAGGAGCAGCTCACCGGGGGCCAGCCGGACGGTGGCCCGACCGAAGCGGGCGGCGGCGAGCGCACCCACCGGCATCCCGCCGACCGGGACCGGCTCGACGGTGCCGTCCGGCCGCACCAGCAGCGGCGAGGGGTGTCCGCCGCCGGCGATCGTGGCCCGTACCCCGCCGTCCGGCTCGCGGTCCAGCGTCCCGAGCAGCACCGTGGTGAACTGGCTGCGGCGGGCCGCGTCCGGGGTGTGGAGCAGCGCCCGGTCGAGCAGCCGGACGAGCTCCGCCGGGCGCTGCTCGACCAGGCGCAGGGTCTGGAGGGACTGGCGGACCCGGCCGGTGAGGACGGCGGCGCCGACACCCTTGCCGCACACGTCGCCGAGGGTGAACAGGGCGCCCCGGGCGGTGGGGAAGACCTCGTAGAAGTCGCCGCCGATCCGCAGGGTGTCCCCGGCGGCGCGGTAGCCGCCGGCGAGGGCGATGCCCGGCACGGCGGGCAGCTCGGGCGGTAGCAGGCTGGCCTGCAGGACGCGTGCCAGGTGGGCCTTTTCCCCGTACAGGTCGGCGGTGGCGAGGGCGGCGCCGGCCCGGGCGGCGAACTCCCGGGCCACCTCCACGTCGCGCGGGTCGAACGTGGTGACCCGGCGGACCAGCACCAGCGCCCCCGCGGGTCGCCCGGCGGCGAGCACCGGGCTGACCAGCACCGCGCCGGGCCGGCCGAACCCGGCCGGGAGCAGGTCGGTCAGGTCGGCGTCGGGCCACGGGCCCGGGTCGCTGGTGTCACCGGCGAAGGCCTCCGGGAGGCCGGGCAGGGCGCTCGTCACGGCCCACGGGGCGACGCCGGCGACCGGGGCGGGGTCGCCGTCGGCGTACCGCAGCCAGTGCGGCAGGTGTTCCGTCGGTGCCGGCGGCCGGTGCACGACCAGCGCCAGGTCGGCGAGGTGGGGAACGGCGAGCGTGACCGCCGTACGCAACGCGTGGTCCCGGTGCAGCGACATGCCGAGACGGCTGCCGGCCCGGGTGAGGAACGCCGTCCGCGACCGCTCCGCCAGCAGGGCGGTGGTCCGCGCGTACTCCTCGCTGACGTCCCGGACGTACCAGGCGTACCGGCCGCCGGTGAGGCATCGCCGTACTCCCCGCAGCCGCCGGCCGCGGTGCTCGGCGTCGAACGTCTCCGCCGCCGCGAGGGCGGGCAGGGCGCTGGCGGACAGGTCGGTGCCGGGGACGATCTCCGGCAGCAGCTCGGCCGTCCTCGCGTTGACGAACGTCACGACACCGGTGCCGTCGGTCGTCAGCACGGCGTCGGCGAGCCCGTCCAGCAGTTCCCGCGCCAGCTGGGTACCGGCCGGCTGGGGTGTCCCGGGGGAGGGCGGGGCGTCGCGGCGGGTGGTCTGCCCACGGGTGCCGACCGGCCCGGTGACGCCTTCGCGCGGGGGCCCGGTCACCGGGCGGCGCCGGGCGCCCGGGTCCGTCGACCTGTCCGCATGCTGGTCGTGCACTCCTCGGCTGGACGTCGTTGCTCGGCGACAAGGGTACCGAGGCGGGCGGCGGGACGCCCGCGCCGGAGTCCGGGCCGGTGGGCGTCGTGGGCCCCGACCGCGCCGGCCCGGCCGTGGCCCGGGCCCGGGGCCCGGCGGCCGGCCCGTGCGGTCAGGACCGGTGCGCCAGCCAGCCGCCCGGCCGGGCCAGGATGCGGCGGACCACCGAACCGGCCGCCCCGACGGCCGCCGCCTGGGTGCCGAGCGTCGCGGGTCGTACGGTCACCGGCGACCACGCGGCGGTGAGCACCCGGCGGGCAATCTCGGCCAGCACCGGTGGGCGCAGCCACGGCTCGAGCGGGGCGTATCCGCCCCCGAGGACCACGGTGTCCAGGTCGAGCAGGTTCACCACGCCGGCCACCGCCACGCCGAGCGCGGTCCCGGCGTCGTGCAGCGCGGCCAGGGCCGCCGGGTCGCCGGCCCGCGCCAGTTCGGCCAGGTGGTACGCCGCGGTGTCGGCCGGCAGGTCGGCCCCGGCCAGGCCGGCCGCGGCGAGGACGGCCTCCTGGCCCGCGTACCGTTCCAGGCAGCCGCGCCCCCCGCAGCGGCACGGCCGCCCGTCCGGACGGACCGGGACGTGGCCGATCTCGCCGCTCCAGCCGCGCGTTCCCCGGAACAGCGTCCCGTCCAGGACGATGCCGGCGCCGATGCCCACCTCGCCGGAGATGTGCAGGAAGCTCGCCGCCCCGGACGGGGCGGCGTGCAGCTCGCCCAGGGCCGCGAGGTTGGCCTCGTTGTCGACCACCAGCGGCGGTACGCCGTCGACGTGCTCGGTCAGCGCCGGGTGCCGGGCCAGCAGCGTGGCCACCGGCACGTCCCGCCAGCCCAGGTTCGGCGCGAGGCGGACCAGGCCGGCGTCGTCCACGAGCCCGGGCACCGCGAGCGCGGCGCCGGCCGGCGTGAGGCCCTGGTCGGCCGCGTCGGCGCGGGCGGTCGTCGCCAGGGCGACGAGCCGGTCGAGCGCCTCGGCGGGCGGGACCGGGCGCAGGTCGGCCCGTTCGACGGTGTGGTGCCGTACCCGGCCGGCGAGGTCGACCACGCAGACGGCGAGGTAGTCGACGTTCACCTCCAGGCCCAGCCCGGCCGGGCCGTCGCCGGCGAGGACCAGCCCGCGCGCGGGCCGCCCGGCGCCGGCGCGCGGCGCCGGCTCCACCTCCGTCACCAGCCGGCCGAGCAGCAGGTCCTCGACGACCGCCGAGACCGTGGCGCGGGTCAACCCGGTGTGGGCGGCGAGGTCGGCCCGGGAGGGCGGGCGGTCGGCGTCGGCGATGCGGCCGAGCACGAGCGCGAGGTTGAGCTCGCGCAGGCTGCCCTGCCGGGCGGCCCCGGCGGGTACGGCGGCGGTGCGGCTCACCCCTTGACAGTGCCATATGCCGGTCAAATAATTCAACCACTGAACAAATAGTGGACGACACCCCGGAGGTCTGTCATGGCACCCCGTCCCACCCCTGCCGACAAGTTCTCCTTCGGCCTCTGGACGGTGGGCTGGCAGGCCCGTGACCCGTTCGGCGACGCCACCCGTCCCGAGCTGGACGCCGTCGAGGCCGTGCACCGGCTCGCCGAGCTCGGCGCATACGGCATCACGTTCCACGACGACGACCTGGTGCCCTTCGGCGCGGACGCGGCCACCCGGGACGCCCACCTGACCCGCTTCCGCAAGGCGCTGGACGAGACGGGGCTGGTGGTGCCGATGGTCACCACCAACCTCTTCACCCACCCCGTGTTCAAGGACGGCGGCTTCACCAGCAACGACCGCGACGTGCGGCGGTACGCGCTGCGCAAGGTGCTCCGCAACGTCGACCTCGCCGCCGAGCTGGGCGCCCGCACCTTCGTCATGTGGGGCGGCCGGGAGGGCGCCGAGTACGACCTGGCCAAGGACGTGCGCGCCGCCCTGGACCGGTACCGGGAGGCCGTCGACCTGCTCTGCCAGTACGTCGTCGACCGCGGCTACGACCTGCGCTTCGCCCTCGAACCCAAGCCGAACGAGCCGCGCGGCGACATCCTGCTGCCCACCGTCGGCCACGCCCTCGCCTTCATCTCCACCCTGGCGCACCCGGAGCGGGTCGGCCTCAACCCGGAGGTGGGTCACGAGCAGATGGCCGGGCTGAACTTCGCCCACGGCATCGCGCAGGCCCTCTGGCAGGGCAAGCTGTTCCACATCGACCTCAACGGCCAGCGTGGCATCAAGTACGACCAGGACCTGGTCTTCGGCCACGGCGACCTGCTCAACGCGTTCGCCCTGGTCGACCTCCTGGAGCACGGTGGCCCGAACGGTGGCCCGGCGTACGACGGTCCCCGCCACTTCGACTACAAGCCCTCCCGCACCGAGGACATGACCGGCGTGTGGGCCTCGGCCGAGGCGAACATGCGCACGTACCTCCTCCTCAAGGAGCGGGCCGCCGCCTTCCGGGCGGACCCGGAGGTGGCCGAGGCCCTCGCCGCCAGCCGGGTGGGCGACCTGGCCACGCCGACGCTGGCCGACGGCGAGAGCTACACCGACCTGCTCGCCGACCGGTCCGCCTTCGAGGAGTACGACGTCGACGCCGCCGCCGCCCGCGGCTTCGGCTTCGTCCGGCTCAACCAGCTCGCCGTCGAGCACCTGCTCGGCGCCCGCTGATGCCGCTCGTAGCCGGGGTCGACTCGTCGACCCAGTCGTGCAAGGTGGTCGTCCGGGACGCGGAGACCGGCGCCCTGGTCCGCGAGGGCCGGGCGCCGCACCCGGACGGCACGGAGGTCGACCCCGCCGCGTGGTGGTCGGCGCTCGGGGAGGCGGTGACGGCGGCCGGCGGGCTCGCCGACGTGGCGGCGATCTCGGTGGCCGGACAGCAGCACGGGATGGTCTGCCTCGACGAGACCGGCGAGGTGGTCCGCCCGGCGCTGCTCTGGAACGACACCCGGTCGGCGGGTGCCGCCGCCGACCTGGTCGCCGAGGCCGGGGGCGGGGAGGAGGGCCGCCGCTTCTGGGCCGACGCGGTCGGCGCGGTGCCCGTGGCCAGCTTCACCGTCACCAAGCTGCGCTGGCTGGCCCGGCACGAGCCGGCGAACGCCGCCCGGGTGGCGGCGGTCTGCCTGCCGCACGACTGGCTGACCTGGCGGCTGGCCGGCGCCCCCGGCCTCGACGCGCTGCGCACCGACCGCAGCGACGCCAGCGGCACCGGCTACTGGTCCCCGGCGACCGGCGCGTACCGCCCGGACCTGCTGGAACGTGCGCTCGGCCGGGTCGTGACGGTGCCCCGGGTGCTCGGCCCGGCCGAGACCGCCGGTCACCTCGACCGGTCGGTGTTCGCGGGCGCCGTCCCGGTGCGCGCCGGGGCGGCGCTGCTCGGTCCCGGGGCCGGCGACAACGCCGCCGCGGCCTTCGGGGCCGGCGCCGGCCCCGGCGACGTGGTCGTCTCGATCGGCACCTCCGGCACCGTCTTCAGCGTCGCGGACACCCCGGCGGCCGACCCGAGTGGCATCGTCGCGGGCTTCGCCGACGTCACCGGCCGCTTCCTGCCGCTGGTCTGCACGCTCAACGCCGCGCGGGTGCTCGACGCCGCCGCCGCGCTGCTCCGGGTCGGCCTCGACGAACTGGCCGAGCTGGCGCTCACCGCGCCGCCCGGGGCGGACGGGCTGGTCCTGGTGCCGTACCTGGAGGGGGAGCGGACCCCGAACCGACCGGATGCCACCGGCTCGGTGCACGGCCTCACCCTGCGCACGTCGACGCCGGCGCACCTGGCCCGGGCGGCGGTCGAGGGGATGCTCTGCGCCCTCGCCGACGGCCTGGACGCGCTGGTCGCGCAGGGCGCCACCGTGCGCCGGGTGATCCTGGTCGGCGGTGGGGCCCGCTCGGCGGCGGTACGGCGGATCGCCCCGCAGGTCTTCGGTGTCCCGGTGGTCGTTCCGCCGCCGGGCGAATACGTCGCCGACGGCGCCGCCCGCCAGGCCGCCTGGGTCGCCCTCGGGGATGCGGAACCGCCCGTCTGGGCCAGCGGCGCCGGCGAGCGGTACGACGGCGAACCGCTGCCCGCCGTCCGCGCCAGGTACGCCGAGTGCCGAGACGCCACGAATTGAGCGTGACGGACATTAGTGGTGAATAAGGGGGCGGGTGCGACGAGCGTGGTGGTAGCCCGTGGCGCCGGAATACCGGTCGTGAGAGCAGACTGCGTGATCGGCTCTTGCGCGACGTATTTGCCATACGATAGAAATAGGTGAACGTCGCAGCGTAAGGCGGCGGCGACCACGGGGAGAGGACGGCAATTCGTGGCGAACATGCGCCCTCAGAAGGCACTACGTCTGCTTGCCGCAACCGCACTGTTGACCACCACGACGAGCCTGGGTGTGATCGGAGTGGCTGCCGGCCCGGCGCTCGCGATCCCCAGCAACTGCTCCACCGGCACCTGGTACTCGCAACCCCAGGGCGCCACCGTCAAGTGCTACAACGGCACCGGCCAGTACCGTGCCAAGGTCTACTGCCTGAACGACTACAACAAGGGCACCTGGCGATACGGTCCCTGGATCTCAGTCGGTGGGGGCTGGTCGGACGCCTACTGCAACTCGACGTACCCGTACCTTACGTCGAGCGGCTACGACCGACGCTGAAATAGCG
This region includes:
- a CDS encoding PP2C family protein-serine/threonine phosphatase, which encodes MTGPPREGVTGPVGTRGQTTRRDAPPSPGTPQPAGTQLARELLDGLADAVLTTDGTGVVTFVNARTAELLPEIVPGTDLSASALPALAAAETFDAEHRGRRLRGVRRCLTGGRYAWYVRDVSEEYARTTALLAERSRTAFLTRAGSRLGMSLHRDHALRTAVTLAVPHLADLALVVHRPPAPTEHLPHWLRYADGDPAPVAGVAPWAVTSALPGLPEAFAGDTSDPGPWPDADLTDLLPAGFGRPGAVLVSPVLAAGRPAGALVLVRRVTTFDPRDVEVAREFAARAGAALATADLYGEKAHLARVLQASLLPPELPAVPGIALAGGYRAAGDTLRIGGDFYEVFPTARGALFTLGDVCGKGVGAAVLTGRVRQSLQTLRLVEQRPAELVRLLDRALLHTPDAARRSQFTTVLLGTLDREPDGGVRATIAGGGHPSPLLVRPDGTVEPVPVGGMPVGALAAARFGRATVRLAPGELLLAYSDGVIEARGGPRDVEMFGEGRLRRALASAVGLPPAALVDRLLQLVDEWLGGQSQDDDITMLAMSASPG
- the xylB gene encoding xylulokinase — translated: MPLVAGVDSSTQSCKVVVRDAETGALVREGRAPHPDGTEVDPAAWWSALGEAVTAAGGLADVAAISVAGQQHGMVCLDETGEVVRPALLWNDTRSAGAAADLVAEAGGGEEGRRFWADAVGAVPVASFTVTKLRWLARHEPANAARVAAVCLPHDWLTWRLAGAPGLDALRTDRSDASGTGYWSPATGAYRPDLLERALGRVVTVPRVLGPAETAGHLDRSVFAGAVPVRAGAALLGPGAGDNAAAAFGAGAGPGDVVVSIGTSGTVFSVADTPAADPSGIVAGFADVTGRFLPLVCTLNAARVLDAAAALLRVGLDELAELALTAPPGADGLVLVPYLEGERTPNRPDATGSVHGLTLRTSTPAHLARAAVEGMLCALADGLDALVAQGATVRRVILVGGGARSAAVRRIAPQVFGVPVVVPPPGEYVADGAARQAAWVALGDAEPPVWASGAGERYDGEPLPAVRARYAECRDATN
- a CDS encoding ROK family protein, whose product is MSRTAAVPAGAARQGSLRELNLALVLGRIADADRPPSRADLAAHTGLTRATVSAVVEDLLLGRLVTEVEPAPRAGAGRPARGLVLAGDGPAGLGLEVNVDYLAVCVVDLAGRVRHHTVERADLRPVPPAEALDRLVALATTARADAADQGLTPAGAALAVPGLVDDAGLVRLAPNLGWRDVPVATLLARHPALTEHVDGVPPLVVDNEANLAALGELHAAPSGAASFLHISGEVGIGAGIVLDGTLFRGTRGWSGEIGHVPVRPDGRPCRCGGRGCLERYAGQEAVLAAAGLAGADLPADTAAYHLAELARAGDPAALAALHDAGTALGVAVAGVVNLLDLDTVVLGGGYAPLEPWLRPPVLAEIARRVLTAAWSPVTVRPATLGTQAAAVGAAGSVVRRILARPGGWLAHRS
- the xylA gene encoding xylose isomerase, encoding MAPRPTPADKFSFGLWTVGWQARDPFGDATRPELDAVEAVHRLAELGAYGITFHDDDLVPFGADAATRDAHLTRFRKALDETGLVVPMVTTNLFTHPVFKDGGFTSNDRDVRRYALRKVLRNVDLAAELGARTFVMWGGREGAEYDLAKDVRAALDRYREAVDLLCQYVVDRGYDLRFALEPKPNEPRGDILLPTVGHALAFISTLAHPERVGLNPEVGHEQMAGLNFAHGIAQALWQGKLFHIDLNGQRGIKYDQDLVFGHGDLLNAFALVDLLEHGGPNGGPAYDGPRHFDYKPSRTEDMTGVWASAEANMRTYLLLKERAAAFRADPEVAEALAASRVGDLATPTLADGESYTDLLADRSAFEEYDVDAAAARGFGFVRLNQLAVEHLLGAR
- a CDS encoding MarR family winged helix-turn-helix transcriptional regulator gives rise to the protein MAAEVDAAAKALLTVWETARESTTSRVSGAQLRVVMVVEQHDGINLRRLANRLGMLLSSASRLCDRLVAAGMLEREPGRLDRREIALHLTVESRRLLTELREHRRRRLTEILAGMSPEGREALLRGLREFDEAARRQDESIPYAEPPGPWPLGDVEPPPAEWTADEPPAARTA